The following DNA comes from Syngnathoides biaculeatus isolate LvHL_M chromosome 18, ASM1980259v1, whole genome shotgun sequence.
ttttttttttttttttgcttcatttgtttaattttttttttttaaccttgaaaAGCCTTAGTGGCGGTTTCCATTCTTGCTGGTTTGTGGTTGTGGTGATGTTCAACGATGGTGAGGATGAAAACGGGCTCCCACACCAAAGTATCGAAAGCATGCATAAGTTTTGGAATTTGATTTCATAAAATTTCAGGTCTATGGAAAATTATGTAGAAATATCGTCTTGTTTCTAAGACTATTACACACGCTCTCGTTTCCAAAACGAAAAGTTAtgactattttttaaaatatatgtagCTCGGTCGGATGTTTAACTCCGTAAGATTGAAATCGGCTCAATAAGAGAGGGATGAAATTGCTGCAAATAAAAGAACAAGCtagccaaataaaataaaaactaacaaATATGAACTGAACTGGGGGCATTTAAATATGATCTAATAACTCGCTGTTGTAGGTATTATAAATGAGCTAAGATCGATGCCTGCGCTATGTTAGCTTGTACAGCTTTGATCAAATTATTCAACTGTCATCGCTCCAGCCCAAAATCTGCTCACGTTGTCTGTCTTAGTGGAAATTAAAGTCGCCCGTGgccttttcaaaaataattagcTCCATCTTGTTAATGTAAGCAGCAGACAGCAGCAGAGTTTTGAGTTATCAAAATCAGCCCCcacaaaataatgcatttgaatTAGTCTGGTCATTGTCTGAAATATCTTTGTGCTGCTGTTTCAAATAATACTAAAAGTCACAGTCTAAAAGCATGTTGCTAGCCGTTcctcaccacttcctgtttgaaATCGTGCTTCTGCTGTTGTGCGTTTGTGCTCAGGCTGCGAAGAGCTCCAGAGGATGGCTCACTCTAAAGCTCGAGCCACTGACGGGAAGGTCACCTACCCCCAGGGGGTCAAGGAGATCTCCGACAAGATCTCCAAGGAGGAGATGGTCCGCCGACTTAAGGTAAGTCTCGGCGCGTCATTTTATACTCGTCGTCTTTGTGCACTACTTGATCTGACGATGGCCTCATCTTCACCCTCCAGTTGGTGGTGAAGACCTTCATGGACATGGACCAGGACtctgaggaggagaaggagcttTACCTGAACCTGGCCCTGCACCTGGCTTCGGACTTCTTCCTCAAGCACCCCGACAAGGACGTACGCCTACTCGTGGCGTGCTGCCTGGCCGACATCTTCCGCATCTACGCTCCCGAGGCGCCTTACACCTCCCCCGACAAGCTCAAGGTACTCGGACATCTCGATATCGCGCTATCCCACTGCTACCTTCTcttcatttgtactttttgtgcTCTGTGCAGGACATTTTCATGTTCATCACCAGGCAACTTAAAGGCCTGGAGGACACAAAAAGCGCCCAGTTCAACAGATACTTCTACCTGCTGGAGGTGTGTGCATAGCATGTTACTTTTGCCTTTCAGttgaattactgtaattcccggcctacagagcgcacctggttataagtctcacccagtacatttgcaaaggaaataccatttggtacatacatgggccgcagctgtgtaaaggccccaagtgcccacattgaaatccacattgaaacacgaaatatttaccaaaaaagacggtacacagagagtttaacgcaacctgaaaaaaaacataccggtaaaaatcagtgagacacggcagtagcacgctagcgcagcgcgaacagggccagacgggtaaaagtcacttcctctgcacatatattccaccggtctcactcttttacTTTTTCTGCTCATGTGCCCCCATGCggcagatatttacaaagaaagacggtacacagagagtttgacgctagcgccgccgcgcgcGCAAACagggcgggttaaaaaaaaaaaaaatactggtaaaaatcacagagacatggcagtaacttgctagctagcgcagcgctaacagggccggactggtaaatgtcacttcctctgcacatacattccaccggtctcacacttaccttttctgctcatgTGCCCCCATGCggcagatatttacaaacaaagacggtacatagagagtttaacgctagcgccgcaaagtgctaacagggcaggttaaaaaaaaaaacacactggtaaaaatcactgagacacagcagtaacatgctagggCAGTGCTAGCAGAGCCAGAcccgtaaaagtcacttcctcgggacatatattccactggtctcacgcttacctttttcgctcatGAGCCCCCGTACggcagatatttacaaaggaagaaggtacacagagagtttgacgctagcaccgccgcgcgcggtaacagggcaggttaaaaaaaaaaaaacatactggtaaaaatcacagagacacgggagtaacttgctagcgcagcgctaacagggccggactggtaaatgtcacttcatcagcacatatattcggtctcactcttagcttttccgctcgagtgcccccttgtggccgttagaaaaaaaaaaatccacaaattaaccgcatcaccacataaactcaaaaaagtcgcggcttataggccagataTTTGTTCTGGGGTTAGAATTGCTTGCTAACAGTTGTTTTGTGGGACTATCTTGCACGCCTCGAACGGTGGCTCCTTCCCAGCTTGCATATGTGTTGACATACCCTCGTGGTTTTTCCTGCACAGAACATCGCCTGGGTCAAGTCGTACAACATCTGCTTTGAGCTGGAGGACAGCAACGAAATCTTCACCCAGCTCTACCGCACGCTCTTCCAGGTCATCAAGTAAGTTCTCGGGCCCCCGTCGCGCCGCCTTGAAATCCTGCTTCCACCCCCCCAAACATCTTTTCATATCTGAAGGGCCACCCCTTTTGTTTCCATAGCAACGGCCACAACCAGAAGGTGCACATGCACATGGTGGACCTGATGAGCTCCATCATCTGTGAAGGTGATACCGTGTCCCAGGAGCTTCTGGATACAGTCCTAGTCAACTTGGTGCCAGCACACAAGGTGCGGGTAACGCACACATGGAGGCCACGCTCACAACAACACACTACAATAAGCGTTCAgtcgcttccccccccccccccatacactcCCATTCAATGAGCCCCCTGGTGCTGAGAAGTGGTACTGCAGCTCCAAAATGTTCCAATCCAATCGTTATCGCTGcatctatttttaaataaaagtccTAATTATCCTTGACAGTGACACGAGTGACAGTTTTGTAATTTCAAGTGTCACAGAGACGGAAACAAGTGAAAAAGGATGTAAGATTTGATGCTTTCCTGTTTAAAAATCATCCCCTTACTGCCTTTGGGAATGAGAATATTGTGATTTACTGCTGTGCTCATATGGCCCAGTAATAATCTTATCATTTAGTATCTCAGTAAATTGTCAGCAGCTTCATTTAGTtgtagttcaattcaaaaagtgaaactaatTTATAGAATGGCTCTACACAtcctcaaaatattttatttttagatttgcacaattcagatttttttttttttattttgctcacaGAGAATAAACACCCCAAATTCAACATCGCTACCAACAATATTACATAACAGACAATCAAGAAACAATGGAAATTATTTTATAGTAGAAATTAGGCAGGTAAACATATCATAGATCTTAAAATTAGCCTTAGACGGGTCTTAAATTTGAGCAAAATGCCCTTGATAACAGGTGTgagtggcattaaaaaaaaatcttacttcAAATCCGTGGTCCAAAAATTCCTTCAGTTTGATCAAATTGGCCAAAAATTGTCTGAAATGAATAggtgtttttaaaaatccctTAAATTTGATGAAGGGAAAATCACAAAACCTGTTAaacatgtttgtgtgcatgcagaATTTGAACAAGCAGGCATACGATTTGGCCAAAGCTCTGCTGAAGAGGACGGCTCAGGCCATCGAGCCTTACATCACCAATGTGAGCtcaatacctttttttttttttttttttttttttttttttttccgtgtgtgTGCTGGAGCTCGACGGCTCACATTTGTGCCCCGTTTCAGTTCTTCAACCAGGTGCTGATGCTGGGCAAGACGTCTGTGAGCGACCTGTCCGAGCACGTGTTCGACTTGATCCTGGAGCTCTACAACATCGACAGCCACCTGCTGCTCTCCGTGCTGCCGCAGCTCGAGTTCAAGCTCAAGGTACTCGAAAACAAAATGACTTTCGATTCTTATTTTTGAAAGTATGACATTACCTATTTACCGGCCATAATGTCTTCTCTCAAATGAAtattctggcaaaaaaaaaaaaatcaccctttTCGAAGGGAACATAAATTCGTATTATTCCGTcaactaaatttcatgttttattgttAATACCGTTAGTATTTTTGCAGGAACTAAATCACATTTTGATGTGCTCGGATTATTACTTTTCTGACAACTTAATCTCCTTTTTGGTGGGGGGCAGCCTTTAAATCTTATTGTCATCATTAAAAAGCGTTATTCCTTATATTATATTTCGGATTATTATTCTGGTAATTACATTACATTGGAGGTGCCCATGTTTAAATCATTTATGAATTAGATCCTAAATTTAAGGGCTGTGtgggtagcttttttttttttcctgcttgttgttgttattgttaagGAAATGCACCAGCTAGTCTGTCTGTTTTTGGTTTGAAGGATCAACGCACATCAGGCCCACTAaatgggaactttttttttacttgtttttcgGCTTTTTGTGAGCTCCATTAGCGAAATAAAGCTGCCAGTCAGCATAATACCGTCTCAAATGCATGTTGGCAGATGGCGGAAGCTCATTAATCACTGTCTTTTGCTTGAAATAATAACTGCAATAAAACCCTTTCCTCCCTGCAAGACACTTCTCTCTTTCGCTCCATTTTCCATCACAGTCAAGGACTTTCTCCATCTTTCTGTGCAGAGTAATGACAATGACGAGAGGCTGCAGGTGGTTAAGCTGCTGGCCAAGATGTTTGGCGCCAAGGACTCCGAGTTGGCGGCGCAGAATAAACCGCTGTGGCAGTGCTACCTGGGCAGGTATGTCTGCGAAgccaaatacatacatacatacatacatacatgtatatgATTAATTGTGGTGTCTGATGCGAACATTCTCACCCTTTTGGGAAGGTTTAACGACATCCACGTGCCCATCAGACTGGAGTGTGTCAAGTTTGCCAGTCATTGTCTCATGAACCATCCAGACCTGGCCAAAGACCTCACAGGTACCCGATTTTCATTTCTTAaaatttcttttcttctctttggGTGATAAGGGATTCATTTGGGAGAGTTCACAAGTCGGAGTTTAGACACTCGGGAATTTGTCTGAAATGGCACTTCACGTTCAGATCTGGGCTTGGATTGTTGAGACTTTATCATACGTCCTGTTAttttcgatccatccatccaattttgtcttcttctttttctttcggcttgtcccgttaggattggtctcatctttttccgttTAGGCCAATGtcgtacatcttcctctctaacacccactgacctcatctcctccctcacaacatccatcaaccttttctttgcccTTCCTCTCCCTtttctatgttaaagttaaggtcaaatgaaagcaatcgcATAAGCAGtgagcacataaggtacacaaatcacatactacctgtgtgaaaatacaaaggatatgtggatggaagggattcaaaccacagtgGCCCTCACTAGCAGTTGAAAGTTGAGTCCACCCACATTCGATGTTTGATCCtagttgtatactctacgtaggtaatgttgttagcgcgctaggctaacttagacCAAgaagcttcaacgcgaacgataagGCGCAAATTTGGGTACTAAGGTGTGCTAGAggtaagacttgttaaattttctataagtcctcacggccctcgtcgtacaagttatgaagttattcgcgttcgatgtttcttcaacatcccacgaattgatcacaaacgtgtctctttgttagcgagctaagctaaggaatactaggctgataagcaagtttaagttggtgttttcactcgcccaacttcttatgagtactcacTATCCTCGTAGTATACATTACGTATgttttgcaggacgtgtagattctaacgtttgatgttttccttctcagtaaatattagaaaacagtCCGGTTTTGTTTTTAGCGGTCTAaactaggctaacttaggccaagCAGCTTCGATGAGAACGAcatggctccaatttgggtactaagattgctCAGATGGTGATTTTAGTCCACCGAAGTCGTCGCCAGAAGCGTCCCATGTCGAATATTCAGAAAATTTGGTCCAAATTtggcaggatttattgaattacgatcaGGCTGGTCTGAGCCTTCAGTTTAAGCTGCTACCAGTTTGAAGACCGCAAgcaattttgtgtctttttttttttttttttttttccctgagaaTTCTTGACAGCAGCATCTTCAACATTTGAGTTTGTCAAAGGCCAGGCCCTGGTTCTTATCAAAATGGCTGATTCCCTGTTCATGGGTCCTTGAAACTTTCCCAGGGTTGCACCTGAGTGAATTCTGAGGAGTTGTTTGGGAcccttaaaatacaaatattttaaatgaaaaatgtatgagTTTTCAGGTATGTGGGCATGCatcatgtttttctgcacgtgtaTTCATTGGCAGAATTTTTGAGGGTGCGTTCACACGATCCGGAGGAGGCCATTCGCCACGACGTCATCGTCTCCATCGTCACCGCCGCCAAGAAGGACCTGTCCCTGGTCAACGATGCCTTGCTGAACTTTGTCAAAGAACGCACTTTGGATAAGAGAGTGAGGCGTCGAAAGCCGACTGCCCCATTGCGATGTTTTGAAAATAGCTCACATGTAACAATCCTGCGTGCCGCTTTCTGTCTCAGTGGCGTGTACGGAAGGAGGCCATGATGGGCTTGGCGTCTATCTACAGGAAGTACTCGTTGCAGGGCGAGGGCGGACGCGAGGCGTCCAAGCAGATCTCCTGGATCAAAGACAAGCTGCTGCACATTTATTACCAGAACAGTATTGATgaccggtgtgtgtgtgtttgtctatgAATGTCAATAAATCGCAGATATTGGAACTAACTCCTTACCTTCTTGATTGTCCTGCCATGCGGTTCAGGTTACTGGTGGAGCGTGTTTTTGCCCAATACATGGTCCCTCACAACCTTGAGACGGCAGAGAGGATGAAGTGTCTCTATTACCTCTACGCCACCTTGGACACCAACGCTGTTAAGTGAGTGGTATGGCAGTTGACGGGAATAGTGTTTTCCATCCGAGgccattttgaaataaatttggCAAAATTGGCTCATGTAATGATCAACATGTCATTGAAAAACTGTCCTCAGAAGTCCGTGTAATAGCTACTGAATTTGAACCCTGCATTTACATCTCTCCCTGCAGGGCTCTGAACGAGATGTGGAAGTGTCAGAATCTGCTGAGGAATAACGTTAAAGACCTGCTGGACCTGGTTAAGAAACCCAAGGTAGCTGATCCAAGGCTGGAATCTGTCAGTTTAGTCAAATATGTTTCCCCTTGCtttatttttcctgttttgttttgggtttttttgccatttgcaGAGTGAATCATCCAGCAAGGCTGTATTCGCCAAAGTCATGGTTATTACCAGTAAGGAAGCTCTTTGTACTTCCCATTAGGCAGGGAACATTTCCCAATAAttcaaaaatgaatattttccatCATGTGTCCCCTTTTAACGTTGTGTGCGTCTGTCAGGGAATCTTCCCGACCCGGGGAAAGCTCAGGACTTTGTCAAGAAGCTGGCTCAGGTCCTGGAGGACGACGAGCGGATCCGGGACCAGCTGGAGACGCTTGTCAGCCCCTCATGCTCTTGCAAGCAGGCTGATGTTTGCGTGGTGAGTAGTTCTTTCGTTCCACTTGacatcttgttgttgtttttatttattttgtaagacgtttaacataacatttaaatacataattttaaaacagagCAATGACAATAGTATCTATAGTTGTTCTCTGTAAatcaggagtgtcaaactcatttttgtcgcgggccacattgtagttacaatttCCATCTGAGGGCCGTAATGACTCtgaatccatgaaaatccttcACCTCATGATATTCACAGATGAAATTTGTAAACTAGTTTTGAATCGTAAATCAggcgtaatgggtttttcaactattgttcatgtttggtaacacaaaaatgcttgcaacttTATCACTTCTGATAtggcaatttaaaattttggtgcagattatcacaaaaatcgtggaagttgatagtcgcgggccacataaaatcatgtggcgggccagatctgccccccgggccttgagtttgacagtcgTGCTATAGATCATTTCCAGCTAAACccaatgtgcacatttttgcaCGGGGACCGCTTTATGGTTTACATCCACACACCTAGAATTTACAGCACTTCACATGAACAACTTTCACACATTTTGAAATCCTTAACCATGTATACTTTTAAACTACATTCCGTTTTTGATTTGCAATGCAGCGAGACATCACTAAGAAGCTGGGGAGCCCCAAGCAACCCAGCAATCCCTTTTTGGAGATGGTCAAGTTCCTTTTGGAGAGAATCGCACCCGTCCACATTGACACAGAGTCCATCAGGTACCCACCGAGTCCACATTTTAACAACGGGAATCTTTGCGCGATGACTAATTCTGTGCGTTTGTCAGCGCTCTGATCAAACAGGTCAACAAATCCATAGAAGGAACAGCCGACGATGACGAGGAGGGCGTTCCCACAGACAGCGCCATCAGAGCCGGCCTGGAACTGCTCAAGGTACAAAGTGGCTCTACCCAGTTGGAAAAGTCTTAAAGGAGACATACATTCTTCAAAATATGAGAAATATATGTATAGGCAGCATAATGATTTACCGGTaggtgttaattttttttttgtttcttccaaATGTAAGAACTTCAATACTGAAAGCAAAGTTAGTGTGTGAGCTAGCTTGTCATGGTGACTCCCAGGTGCTGTCCTTCACTCACCCGGTGTCCTTCCACTCGGCCGAGACCTTCGAGTCTCTGCTGGGCTGCCTGAAAATGGACGACGAAAAGGTAGCCGAGGCGGCGCTGCAGATCTTCAAGAACACGGGCAGCAAGATGGAGGAGAGCTTCCCGCACATAAAGTCGTATGTGCCacaatgttctcttttttttaagtgtatcgCCTGCCGAATTTGGCCGAGGGGAGCATTGATTGGTCAATTTTTGGAATTGTTAAATAATATTAGcagtataaatgttttttgttttttttttttttttctgggaggaAAGCCTAGTAATCGAGTAGAGGTGCattattttgtgtgtaatttGAATTCTActgttgttcttttgttttgttcttttttggtcaacaaaaatgaatttttggcCATgctgcacatattttttttagaataatttGAATCGTTTGAGAACTCgggaatttgtttaaaaaaaattagcaacTTGGGAACTTTTGAAAAGGTAGTTTGAATAAAAGAAAACCCCAACATTTTTTCAGTCAATCCatattattttcatgaaaaaagtcAACACATCAAAAGGGTTCTGACTTTTTGAGACTGAAACCATGAGGatataattgatttttttcaggggggggtGGATTTTTATTCTTATAATAAATATGGAATTTGCAAAAATTCCCTATTTTCTggtatatttaattacattttttttttttttttttttttttttcttactgatGGGGGGGCGTAAGGTTTGGTCTGAGGGAGACTTCAATGAAGGCATTACTTTGGTTCCCCTTTCTCTAGCGTCTTGCTCCCAGTCCTCCAGGCCAAAGCTAAGCGGGGCCCGCCTCGCCAGGCCAAGTACGCCATTCGCTGCATCAACGCCATGTTCGCCAACAGAGACACGCACTTTGCACAGATCTTTGAGGTCAGTCCATGTTtctgattaccgtaattcccggcctacagagcgcacttggttataaggctcaccctgtacatttgtaaaggaaataccatttggtacatacatgtgccgcagttgtgtaaaagccccaagtgcccacattgaaacacaagatatttacaaagaaagacggtacaaagagagtttaacgctagctaaaaataaaaaaaaaaaaacataccgataaaaatcagtgagacacggcagtaacatgctagtgcagcactaccagggccggactggtaaaagtcactccctcggcaaatatattccaccggtctcactcttaccttttccactcgagtgcccccatgcagccgttggaaaaaaaatgcacaaattagccgcatcacaccataaaccgcagggttgaaagcgtgtggaaaaaagttgcggcttataggccagaaattacggtacgttgGTTACACGCTGAGAAATTGACTCATTCATTTGTTTGCGTGTGTTGATGGTTGTAGCCTCTACACAAAGGTCTGGACCCAGCCAACCTGGAGCAGCTCATCACTCCTCTGACCACGCTAGGTCACCTGGCCCAACTGGCCCCGGAGCAGTTTGCCGCCCCCCTCAAGTCCCTAGTGGCCAACTTCATCGTGAAGGATCTGCTCATGAATGATAGGGTACGAGCAAAGTCGGAAACTTTAACAAAACTCTATACTTTTGAATGGTTCCAGTATTTTGGTGGTCTTAAGCAGTGGaggagatacaaaaaaaaaatagctattaTTATTTAGCTCTAGTGTGAACAGAGCTCTGGAAAAGCATCAAGTATCTATAAATGATTTCATTGCTGTTGGTTCAACGATGATCATTTATGGATTATTTATGTGTGCAGATTCCTGGCAAGAAGACCACCAAACTTTGGGTTCCTGATGATGAAGTGTCTCCCGAGACCATGGCCAAGGTCAGTGGGTGCCCCTCAATGAGGTCAGGTTAAAAGACAAACAGAGCATTTTAACTAGGGGAGGCAGGTACACTTTATTGGCATGTGGCAGCAAACATAgtaaaacccccccccccccccccccaaaaaaaaccactaaCTGCAGCGACTTCACATTCAATCACGTATGTGCCACTccattgcagctctgcttaccattTTACGTTCGCATGATAGTGTTTCATACAGTGGAGGTGAAAATGATGATTCTTCTTCCCATCCCAGCTTCTAAATTATGGCagaaaacagacatttttcaGAAATAGTCAGAGATCAAAAGATTGACTTATTAGTCCACCTGCAATATGTAATGGTGTTATGTTTCAGATCCAGGGCATCAAGCTGATGGTACGCTGGCTACTGGGCGTGAAGAACAACCAGAGCAAGTCGGGCAACTCCACGCTGCGCATGTTGACGGCCATCCTGCACAGCGACGGCGATCTCACCGAGCAAGGAAAAATGAGGTACATCACatacacattacattttttacattttacatttacatttttatgtatttgctttaaaaaaaaaaaaaaatacatttgcttgtCAGATGAacgaggccctgtagctcagtggtttagagcactggtttggtaaaccaggggttgtgggttcgtatcccactggggcctccattccctgagaagggttgcgtcaggaagggcatccggcgtaaaaattgtgccaaacatatatatgcgttcatctgagatgacacgctgtggcgaccccgaaagggacaagccgaaagaaacttgcttgcTTGTCAGATGAACACAATCTACATGTCAAAGTAATATCCATTTTGAACTCACATTTATTCCAGCAAACCTGACATGTCGAGGCTACGCCTGGCCGCCGCCTGTGCCCTGCTGAAGCTGGCCCAGGAGCCGTGTTACCACAAGATCATCACGCTGGAGCAGTACCAGCTGTGCGCCCTCGTAATCAACGTACGTCGGCTTATTGCTCCGCGGAGATACTTtcctcctccgtcttcctgtTTGCCCGATCAGCAATCTTTTGTGCCATTCAGGACGAGTGCTACCAGGTGAGGCAGGGCTTCTCGCAGAAGCTGCACCGGGGCCTGTCCCGCCTCCGCCTGCCTCTGGAGTACATGGCCGTGTTTGCCCTTTGTGCCAAGGACCCCGTCAAGGAGCGGCGGGCCCACGCGCGACAGTACCTGGTCAAGAACGTCAACATACGCCGCGAGTACCTCAAGCAGCACGCCGCCATCAGCGGTGATGACCGGAAATGACCGGATGATATTTCACAATTGATTGCATTTAAATGTGGACTGTGGATTGTGGTAAAACAGACAAACTCTTCTCACTGCTGCCCGAGTACGTGGTACCGTATGCCATCCACCTGCTGGCTCACGACCCAGACTACGTCAAGGTGCAGGACATAGAGCAACTCAAAGACATCAAAGAGTGAGTCGTTATTGTTAAGA
Coding sequences within:
- the pds5b gene encoding sister chromatid cohesion protein PDS5 homolog B, with translation MAHSKARATDGKVTYPQGVKEISDKISKEEMVRRLKLVVKTFMDMDQDSEEEKELYLNLALHLASDFFLKHPDKDVRLLVACCLADIFRIYAPEAPYTSPDKLKDIFMFITRQLKGLEDTKSAQFNRYFYLLENIAWVKSYNICFELEDSNEIFTQLYRTLFQVINNGHNQKVHMHMVDLMSSIICEGDTVSQELLDTVLVNLVPAHKNLNKQAYDLAKALLKRTAQAIEPYITNFFNQVLMLGKTSVSDLSEHVFDLILELYNIDSHLLLSVLPQLEFKLKSNDNDERLQVVKLLAKMFGAKDSELAAQNKPLWQCYLGRFNDIHVPIRLECVKFASHCLMNHPDLAKDLTEFLRVRSHDPEEAIRHDVIVSIVTAAKKDLSLVNDALLNFVKERTLDKRWRVRKEAMMGLASIYRKYSLQGEGGREASKQISWIKDKLLHIYYQNSIDDRLLVERVFAQYMVPHNLETAERMKCLYYLYATLDTNAVKALNEMWKCQNLLRNNVKDLLDLVKKPKSESSSKAVFAKVMVITRNLPDPGKAQDFVKKLAQVLEDDERIRDQLETLVSPSCSCKQADVCVRDITKKLGSPKQPSNPFLEMVKFLLERIAPVHIDTESISALIKQVNKSIEGTADDDEEGVPTDSAIRAGLELLKVLSFTHPVSFHSAETFESLLGCLKMDDEKVAEAALQIFKNTGSKMEESFPHIKSVLLPVLQAKAKRGPPRQAKYAIRCINAMFANRDTHFAQIFEPLHKGLDPANLEQLITPLTTLGHLAQLAPEQFAAPLKSLVANFIVKDLLMNDRIPGKKTTKLWVPDDEVSPETMAKIQGIKLMVRWLLGVKNNQSKSGNSTLRMLTAILHSDGDLTEQGKMSKPDMSRLRLAAACALLKLAQEPCYHKIITLEQYQLCALVINDECYQVRQGFSQKLHRGLSRLRLPLEYMAVFALCAKDPVKERRAHARQYLVKNVNIRREYLKQHAAISDKLFSLLPEYVVPYAIHLLAHDPDYVKVQDIEQLKDIKEALWFVLEIIMAKNENNSHAFIRKMVENIKQTKDAQAPADSKTNEKLYTVCDVAMHIIMSKSTTYSLESPKDPVLPTSLFTKPDKNFSNTKNYLPPEMKSFFTAGKPKSANVLGAVNKPLSSAGKQSQSKASRMETASNEDSSSNPGSPQRGKTRHDSTEMDHSENEDLSRKRADSTDKESEKPRGRKRGVTPGDDKPKRGRKKATAVSAAIEPEDQWGDEDNGPEDEQNSPPKKGRRGRPPKVASQPNQDATPAKGKRGRKRAAPPPEDEEEEEEEERADEEAEDDEDEEGAGAENAEVKTRAGRQARTPRRSQSSDATESTPQKRRGRPPKSAQPPAKKPTRAGRSKAAAAKDDSEDEEDEEEQQEEEPTPKGRKKAGARRR